Part of the Pseudodesulfovibrio hydrargyri genome is shown below.
GTCCTGGTCCTTGGTGCCGTGGGATTCGAAGGCCACGACCGGGCCCAACCCCTTCTTCTCCCAGGCGGCCTTGAAGATTTCGGCCAGACCCTTGGAGTAGTCGTTGGACACGTCGAACAGAACGGCGGAAGTCTTGGCGCCGAACTTTTCGGAGGCGAAGTCGGCCGCGACCGGGCCCTGGAACGGATCCAGGAAGGCGGCGCGGAAGACCCAAGGACGGTCCTTGGTGGTGTCCGGGTTGGTGGACCACGGGGTGATCATCGGGGTGCGGTTGTCGTTGCAGGTACCGCCGGCGGGCACGGCCTGCTTGGAGGAGTTGGGGCCGATGATGGCGACAACATTCTCCTGCTCGATCAGCTTGAGGGCCGCGTTGACCGCGGATTCGGCCTTGGACTCGTTGTCCATGTAGACGAACTCGAGCATGTACTTCTTGCCGCCGACCTCGAGGCCGCCAGCGTCGTTGATATCCTTGAGGTACATCTCGGCGGCCTTCTTGGAACCGTCGCCGACCTCGGGGATGTCGCCCGTCAGGGGCAGGTTGAAGCCGATCTTGATGGTGTCGGCGGCAAAGGCCGGAACGATCATCAGGAAGCTCAGGACGAACGCGAGAGCCAGCAGGCCCATCTTGTGCAAACTCAGTTTCATTACTCCTCCTCTCATAGGAATTATGGTTGCTGATTCAAACAGTGTTGATTCATACACCAAAAGGGGGGTGAGAGGAAGCGGTTTTCGTTAATACATTTTTGCAAATCCGGCGGTATGGTTGAATAAATTGCGCAGTTCTTGATAAAAACAGCGCGAAATTTCTCAAAAAGAAATTTTTAGGGGAATAAAATTTTTCATTAATGTGAGAAAACGCTTGGAGTCTCGCCGGACCGCAAATCGCGCCGAATAAAGGCGTCGGGGACAGGCGTCCGCGGGGCGCAAAAAAGGCCGGTTCCCGACGGGAACCGGCCCTTTGTTCCGGGCTGTGCGCGGGGCCGCGTCCTGCGGTTATTCGCAGGTGTCCTCGGCTTCGGCCGCCTTCTTCCCGGCCCGGCGGTTCCGCTTGGCCTCGGCCTTGGCTTCCTCCTCCTCGCGCAGGGCGCGGCGCAGGACCTTGCCGACCATGGTCTTGGGCAGTTCGGTGCGGAATTCCACCTGGCGCGGAACCTTGTAGTTGGCCAGCTTCTCGCGGCAGAACGAAATGACGTCGCAGCGCTCCAGCGTCTCGCCGTCCTGGACCACCACGTACGCCTTGACGATCTCGCCGCGCGCCTCGTGGGGGATGCCCACGGACACGGCCTCCTTGATCTTGGGGTGGCTGTGCAGGACCTCGTCGATCTCGCGGGGGTAGATGTTGTACCCGCCGGAGATGATCAGGTCCTTCTTGCGGTCCACGATGTAGAAATAGCCTTCCTCGTCCATGGTGGCGATGTCGCCGGTGTACAGCCAGCCGTTGCGCAGCACGTCGGCCGTGGCGTCGGGCCGGTTGTAGTACCCCTTCATGACCTGCGGGCCCCGGATGACCAACTCGCCGCGCTTGCCCGGGGGCAGGGGCTCGCCGCCCACCTCCATGTCCACGATCTTGGCGTCCGTGTCCGGGAAGGGCAGGCCGATGGAGCCGTTCTTGCTCTTGCCCTCCAGGGGGTTGAAGTGGGTCACGGGCGAGGCCTCGGTCAATCCGTACCCCTCGGTGATGGACGTGCCCGAACGCTCCAGGAATTGCTCCATGTACTCCACGGGCATGGGCGCGGACCCGGACACGCAGACCTCGATGGACTTGAGGTCGTACTTGTCGATGTCTTTTTGCTGGAGCAGCGAAATGTACAGGGCGGGCGCTCCGGGAAAGACCGTGGGCCTGAGCTTGTGGATGCCCTTGAGCACGTCCAGGGGCACGTAGCGCGGGAACGGGGCCAGTGTCGCGCCCAGGCTGGTCGGCCAGGCCAGGCAGGTGGTCAGCCCATATATATGGAAATAGGGCAGGATGCCGAGGAAGGTCTCCTGCTTCTTGCCCAGGGTGTGCATCATGGACTGGCATTGCTGCATGTTCGCGCCGATGTTGAAATGGGTCAGGATACACCCCTTGGCCACGCCGGTGGTCCCGCCGGTGTATTGCAGCAGGGCCGTGTCGTCGGCCACCACCCGCTCGTTGGTGAACCGCTCGCGTCCCTTGGTCAGGGCCTTGAACGGGAACACGGTCCGGCCGTCGTAAGGCACCTTGGGCGTGGAGCCGTTCTTTCTGGCCTGCAGCCCGTAGAGCACGTTCAGGGGAAATTTCAGCCCCTCGCCGATGGTGGTCACGAAGTACCTTTCCACCGGCAGGGAGTCGCGGAGCTTCTCGAGCTTGGGCCAGAGCAGGTCCAGGGTGATGCAGCAGCGCACCCCGGCGTCGTTGAACTGGTGGATGATCTCGGTCTCCATGTACAGGGGGTTGGTCATGACCCCCACGGCCCCGGCCCGGAGCACGCCCCAGAAGGCGATGATGGTCTGGGGCAGGTTGGGCAGCATCAGCGCCACCCGGTCCCCCTTGCGAATGCCCGCCGCGCGCAGATTGGCCGCGACCACCTCGGTCCGGGCCTTGAGCTTGGCGTAGGTGATCGACCAGTTGCGGAAAACGATGGCCTTGCGCTGGGGCCACTTGCGCGCGGCCCTGTCCAGGAACTTGAACAGCGGAATTTTGTCGTAATCCAGGGTCGGCGGCACATCCGGATCATAGGATTTGAGCCAGGGACGGTCGAGTTGCTCCATCTCAGGGGTCCTTCAAGGGGTTCGGTGGTGAAAATGTGCGGCGAAGGTATAATAGGCCGGTCACGGGGTCAATATGGCGAGTTTCCCCGGCGCAGTCGAAGTTTTGACGATTTTCGCTTGCCCGCGCGTGACGCGCGCCGTCTCGGCTTGGAGAGCCGATAGCCGGGAAAATAAACAGTAGTATTGCCGGTCTGTTGTATGCCACTTCAGCGCGGCCGGAAGGGCGCTCGGACACCTTGGCAAACTCCTTGCAGTTACTCCCGCACATCCCTTTCAGGGGGAAATCGTTGCCCGTTGGCTAAAGTTGGGGCCGGAAAGCGCCGATTATTCAATACGTCAACGATTGATCAAGGCGGGCGGACCTTGACGGAAACGGTGCCTTGAGGCCGGAGTGCCCGGCCGGGGCCGAGTTGACAGGGGTGGTGCCTGTGCCTAGAGTGAAACACTCGGCAGAGCCGGACGCCATCTCGAACGGATGAATCATTGACCGAACGAATGACCGAGAAGTTGCATGGCAGAACACGCTGAAAATGTGGTGACCGGAATGCTGATAACCGAGGGGTGCTACCTCAGGCCGAGCAAGAGCACCCGTGTCCTGGCCATCCTGGACGCCCTGTCCAGGGATTCCAGTCTGTCCCAGTACGAACTGGGAAGGCGGCTGCATCTGTCGGGTGCCATGGTCAACCAGTACCTCAAACAGTTGCAGGCCGAAGGGCTGGTCGAGTTCCTCCCGGTCAACGGCAAGAGCTACAACTATACCCTGACGGAACAGGGCCGCCGCTCGCGGCAACGGATGTTCTCGGACTATTCCTCGGAGACCGTCCGGCTCTATTCCACCATCAAGGAGTTCGTGCTCGACAAGCTCAAGGACCTGGAGGAGGAGGGCAAGCGGGACCTGGCGCTGTTCGGCGCGTCCGAGACCTGCGAGGTGGTCCTGTCCGCCCTGCGCGGCACCCGCTTCAGGGTCAAGGCCCTGCTCGACAACGACTCCGAGAAACAGGGGCAGATTTTCAACGGACACGTGGTTTCCGCACCGCATGTCCTGGATCAGGTGGACTGCGACGCCGTGGTCATCACCTCCTTTGGCAAGCAGAGCGAGATCTATGAACAGGTCAAGCCCTATTCCGAAAAGCGCGGATTTCAAATTGTGAGATTCTGATTATGAAACAGATTCAATCCGTCACATTGCGTTCGGGCGTCACCATCGGCAAGGGCCATCCCTGCTTCGTGGTCGCGGAAATCGGCAACAACCACCAGGGCGAATTCGACATCGCCAGGAAGATGATCGACGAGGCCGCCGCCGCCGGGGTCCAGGGGGTCAAGTTCCAGAAACGGGACAGCGAGGCGCTGCTCACCCGCCAGGGGCGGGCCGCCCCCTACACCGGCCCCAACAGCTTCGGCCCGACCTACGGCGAACACCGTGCCGCGCTCGAGCTGTCCATCGACCAGATGGCCCGGCTCAAGGCGTACTCCGAGTCCCTGGGCCTGGTCTTCTTCGCCTCGGCCTGGGACGACCCGAGCCTGGCCCAGATTCTGGACCTGGACGTGGAACTGCTCAAGATCAGCTCCGCCGAACTGGTCAACGTGCCCCTGGTGCGCAAGTACGCCAAGGCCGAGATTCCGGTCATCCTGTCCACCGGCATGAGCGGCCTGGACGACATCGACGTGGCCATGTCCGAAATCCGCACCGTCCATGACGACGTCATTCTCCTGCATTGCAACTCCACCTATCCGTGCCCCGAGGAACACATCGGCCTGCCCGTCATGGACGCCCTGCGCGAACGCTACGGCGTGCCGGTCGGTTATTCCGGGCACGAAAAGGGCATCGGCCCCAGCGTGGCCGCCGCCGCCCTGGGCGCATGCGTGGTCGAACGCCATTTCACCCTGGACAAGACCCTCAAGGGAACCGACCACCAGGCCTCCCTCGAACCCGCGCAGCTGGCCGCCATGGTGACCATGATCCGCGAAGTCGAAAAGGCCGTCCAGGTCAAGGGCAAGGTCGTTTTCCCCGACGAACAGGCTGCGGCCAAGAAGCTGCGCAAATGCATCGTCTTCTCCCGCGACCTGCCCGCCGGGCACATCCTCACCGAGGCCGACCTGACCACCCGCTGCCCGCGCGTGGGCGTCTCCCCGGTCCACTGGGACGAGGTCCTCGGCGCCGCGCTCAACCGCTCGGTCAAACACGAGGAACCCGTCCAATGGGATACCCTCAGCCTGACCCAACCCGCCTGCGCCGACGCCGCCTCGTCCTAGACGCTGCGCATGCGGAAAAAAGGTGCGGACGCGCAACGCGCGCCCGCACCTTTTTTTGCCTCCGGGCCCCATTCCCTCCTTTTCCCAAACTTTTGGCGCCGCCTCGCGGATGGCGGCAACACCAGGAAAAGCGCCTTTCCATGTTTCAGTCCAAAGCGCCTCTCCTGCCGCGCCCGCAGGTCTCTGCCGAAAACACCCCAAAAGTTTGGGAGGGGGCCAGGGGCAGCGCCCCAGCGGGGGGCGGGACCAGGCCCCGGCCGTCGGAAGCGCCGCGTCGGTCGAAATACAAATTATCATTCATATCGGGCCGGGTGCGTGCTAGGTGAGGGTATGGCCGCAACCGTGCCGGAGGAGGACGAATGAGTCAGACGGACATTCTGTTGGAAACAGGGACCAATGAGCTTGAGATCATTGAGTTCTTTATTGACGAGGTCACCCCGGACGGGGTGGTGCGGCAGTATTTCGGCGTGAACGTGGCCAAGGTGTTGGAGGTCGTCGAGGCCCCGGAAGGGCTGGAGGGATCCGAGGCCGCGGTGCACCCGAGTTTTCTGGGCACGATCCCGTTGCGCGACCTGATCCTGCCGGTGGTGGACCTGAGCGTATGGCTGGACATTGATCGTTCGCCCGCCGAGAACGAGCCGATCATCGTCACCGAGTTCAACGCCATGATCACGGGCTTTCTCGTTTCCGGGGTGACGCAGATCCACCGGGTCTTCTGGGCCGACGTGGAGCCGCCGAGCAAGTACGTGTCGTCCATGGAGACCAACTGCATCACCGGCACGGTCAAGATCAAGGACCGGTTCGTGCTCATGCTCGACCTGGAGCAGGTCCTGGCCGACCTGGACGAGTCGGGCCAGACCCAGGCGAACCTGAGCAGCGTGGTTTCGGACGAACGCTACCGGGCGCTGGTGGCGGACGACTCCACCTCGGTCCGTCAGCTGCTCGAAAGCAATTTCACCCAGGCCAATTTCGAGGTGACCATGGCCCGGGACGGGGCCGAGGCGTGGGCCGTCCTGGAGGGGATCAAGGCCAAATGCGCGTCAGAGGGCAAAAGCCCGCTGGACTACCTGGACGCCGTGGTCTCGGACGTGGAGATGCCGCAGATGGACGGCTACACCCTGACCCGCAAGGTCAAGGAGGACCCGGTCCTCAAGGTCCTGCCCGTGGTTCTGTTCTCGTCGCTCATCTCCAAATCCGTGCTGCACAAGGGCAAGGCGGTCATGGCGGACGAGCAGGTCACCAAGCCGGAATTCCACGGCCTGACCGAGAAGGTCATCAACCTGATCCGGGGCTGGGAACGGCCCGGAGCGACAGCCTAGCCGACCACCTCGTCCAGCTGCTTGCGCAGGGTGGACACGCCGCAGGAGTGGTGCATGTAGACCGGCACGTCCTTGCCGCGCACGGCGTCGAGCACGTCCTTGCGCGCCTTGTGGGACACCTTGTTGGTGAACATGACCACGAAATCCACCTGGCCCAGGGCCTTGGATATCTTCCGTTCCTTGCCGGTGAAGTGTTTCAGCTTGATCCCGCTGCGTTTGGCTTCCGTCACGTATTCCTGCTTCAACCGATCCATTCCGCCTATCAATGCCGCGCACATAATTGCACTCCCTTTGTTTGAAATTGAAAATCGTTTTCAATTAATACAAAGGGAGTGCGGCCCTGTCAACATGGGATTTCGTTTTTTTCGTGATGGGGCTTAACCCGTTCAGTCCTTGGAGGACTCGCGCAGCGCCTTGCCGTCGTGCCAGGCCCTGCCGACCTGTTCGCCCACGGCCCAGTATCGGTTGTCGGGCATGGTCAGGGTGAAGGGCCGGACCTTTTCCACGTCCACGTGCCCGTCGGTCAGAAAGCGCTCCTCGGTCCAGGCCGCGGCCAGCTCGCCGATGAACAGGGTGTCGTTGGACATGGAAAACCGTTCGACGAGCCGGAACTCCATGGCCAGGGGGCAGGCGCGGATGAGCGGCGCGTTCTCCAGTTCGCCGAAGTGGACCTCGAACAGGCCGGACTTGTCGGTCCGGTTGCCCGAGGCCAGCCCCGCGTAGTCGGTCACGGCGACCATGTCCACGGACGGGATGTTGATGGAGTACTGGCCGGTTTCGAGAATGGCCCGGTGGCTGGCGTGCTTCTTGTTGACCGCCATGGCCATGGTGCACGGGTCGTAGTTGACCCGGGTGACCCAGGCCATGGCCATGAAGTTGGGTTTGCCGTCGAGCATGGTCCCGAGGATGGTCTGCGGCTCGGGCAGGATGAAGGCGTTGTTGCCGATGTTGATCCGTTCAGACATGGTGCGCTCCTTCTTGGATTGTATGTACATACAAGTGTTTTCGTCGAAAAAAGCCGGACGCTGGGTGTCCGGCCTCAGGGTCAGCTCAGGTCTTCGAGGCGCTGGTGCGCGGCAAAGGTCTCGCGGGCCAGGGCGTCTCCCGCCTCGCGGCCGAGTACGGCGGAGTAGTCCTCGTGCAGCCGGGTCCAGGCCTTTTCGATCGCCGCCTGGGCCTCCCGCGCCCGGTCCGTGGGGTAGACGCGGGTCAGCTTGCCTTCCTGTTTGCGCTCCACCAGGTCCTGATAGACCAGCTTGTCCGTGAACCGGGTCAGGGTGGACGGGGCCAGGTGCAGGTGTTCGGCCAGCTCCTTGACCGTGATGCCCGGCTGGTCGTTGACCAGCATGACGGCAAAGGCCAGGGACGGAGACAGTCCCGTGTCGCGGAAAGCCTTCTCGGCCAGGCGCGTGACCGACCGGGCCAGGGCGTTGGCCGTGAAGAACAGGCAGTTTTGCAGATAGAGTGAGGGTGTTTTCATGGGTTTCTCTATTGTGTGTACATACAACTATATGAAGAAGGCGCTCGGGTCAAGAAGGGAGTGCGGGGCGGGCGGGGCAACGGCAAGGGGCGTCCGTCCGGAAGCCGCCGGGACGGGGCGGGCTGTAAGCGGGCGGGGCGCGGGCCGGGATCAGTTTTCGGGGTCCGCCTCGGGCAGGGTGCAGGGAGGGCTATCCACTACGATATTGCCCTGGCCGTGGTCGATGAGGGACGGGACCGTACCGACCACCATGTTGACCCGGCCGCCGAGCAGGATCTGGCCCTTGAGCCCGGTGAACAGGCCGAGCTCGGTCCAGGCAAATGTGTTGGCCGTGGCGGTCAGGGCCTCGAAGGGGTAGCAGAACAGGGCGTAGTTGGCCCGGCCGCGCACCCTGTTGTTGGCAAAGAATCCGCGCGAGCCGGTCTGGACCACGCCGCGCGCGCCCCGGCCTCCGGCCAGGACGATGTCGTTGCAGGTGGCCGCCAGGTCGTTGGCGTAGAGCATCAGGCCGATGGACTCCTCGCCGCGCGCCTCGATGCGGTTGCCGGTGATGACGGCTCGGCTGTTCCGCGAAAAATCGACACCCCCACTGGTGTCGAAATACCAGCCCGCGACGATGCCATTTGGGCCGAATTTGTTGGGATAGGCGATCCCTTCGTCGTCCGTGACGATGCGGTTGGACTCGATGCGGATGAATCCCTTGCCCTTGCCGTCCAGTTCGTTGTCCAGAACCTCGATGCCGTTGCGCGAGGTGCGCTCGATCTCGTTGTCGCGGATGGTCAGTTCCGCGCCTGTGGTCCAGTCCGCGAGCACGCCGTATCCGGCGGTCTCCTCCGGGTGGTCGTTGATCATCTCCAGCCGGTTGCCCTCGATGAGCACCGTGCCCGTGACCGCGCCCTTGAGCCCGCCCTTGGGGTGGACCAGCCGGTTGCCGACCACGATCCCGGCCTGGAACGGCAGGGAGTCGCCCTGGCTCCAGGAAATGGCCGCGTCCTTCGGGGCCACGTCGGTGACCACGCAGCCGCCGACTTCCAGCCCGCCCGCATAGGCGAAGTGCAGGGGCGTGCCGGTGGCCCCGTCGAAGCGCAGGTCGCGGACCACGATGAGCGGCCCGTCCTTGCCCGGCGGCGCGGTGTCCACGGGCAGGGGGGAGTAGAAGGTCCAGTCACCGCCCGTGATGGTCGTCACCGGTTCGCCCGATCCGTCCAATCCGCCCAGGATGCGTACGTTCCTCGTGATCTTGACCCGTCCGTCCGCGCCGAAGTCAAAATGGCCGCGCAGCCGGACCGTGCCGCCCTTGTCCAGCGCGGCCTGCACGTTGGCCACGTCCCTGGCCGGGTCGCCCGTGCCCGTGACCACGGCGTCGTCCGCCAGGGCGGGGACGGTCAGGAGCAGGGCGAGAAGCAGGGCGGTGAAAATACGGTGCATGGAATCTCCGTACGGCTGGCGTTGGTGGTCATGCGGGTGGTTTTATCCTCTTTGGCGACGATGTTCAATGCGTTGCCCGGCGCGGTCGGCCGGTGTAAGGCCTGCCATCGACATTTATAATAGTAATTATCAAGTTGTTCACGAAACATGAGGCATTCGATACTTACAGGATGGCCGATAGGCCTAACGTCAGGGTCCGCTAGGGGGATAGCAATGCGCTTGAGAACGAGAATGACGTTGATGCAGGTGGCCACCGTGGTGGTGGTCATAGTGGCGCTGAGTCTACTGTCCATACAGGGATTGAGGGGGTATGCCGATGACCAGATGCGGGATTTCCGCAAAGAACGGATGGCGGACGCCCGCCTGAACCTCGAGGACGCGGTCCAGATGGCCGAGGGAACGCTGAAAAGCTATTATGACCGTTCCCAGGACGTGGAGGGCTTGAAGCGCGACAGGCAGGAGGACCTGAAACGCGTGGTGGACGCGGTATACGGCCAGGTCAAGGCATACTACGACGCCAACGCGGACCGTCTGGACCGGGCCAGCCTGCTCCGGGGGCTGCGCCGTCTCGTCGAGCCCGCCCGCTTTGACGGGGACAATTACGTCTGGGTGCAGAACCTCGACAACATCATTCTGGCCCACCCGTCCGACGCGCTGCGGGACAAGGATATGTCCGGGCTCAAGGACAAGAAAGGCTTCCCGATCATCGCGAGCATGAGCGACGTGGCCAAAGAGCACGGCCAGGGCGTGGTCGCCTACTGGTGGCCCAAGCCGGGCGAGGAGGAGCCCAAGCTCAAGATATCCTACGTCCGCCTGATACCCGAGGCCGGATGGGTCGTCGGCACCGGGGACTGGATCGAG
Proteins encoded:
- a CDS encoding right-handed parallel beta-helix repeat-containing protein, which produces MHRIFTALLLALLLTVPALADDAVVTGTGDPARDVANVQAALDKGGTVRLRGHFDFGADGRVKITRNVRILGGLDGSGEPVTTITGGDWTFYSPLPVDTAPPGKDGPLIVVRDLRFDGATGTPLHFAYAGGLEVGGCVVTDVAPKDAAISWSQGDSLPFQAGIVVGNRLVHPKGGLKGAVTGTVLIEGNRLEMINDHPEETAGYGVLADWTTGAELTIRDNEIERTSRNGIEVLDNELDGKGKGFIRIESNRIVTDDEGIAYPNKFGPNGIVAGWYFDTSGGVDFSRNSRAVITGNRIEARGEESIGLMLYANDLAATCNDIVLAGGRGARGVVQTGSRGFFANNRVRGRANYALFCYPFEALTATANTFAWTELGLFTGLKGQILLGGRVNMVVGTVPSLIDHGQGNIVVDSPPCTLPEADPEN
- a CDS encoding long-chain-fatty-acid--CoA ligase encodes the protein MEQLDRPWLKSYDPDVPPTLDYDKIPLFKFLDRAARKWPQRKAIVFRNWSITYAKLKARTEVVAANLRAAGIRKGDRVALMLPNLPQTIIAFWGVLRAGAVGVMTNPLYMETEIIHQFNDAGVRCCITLDLLWPKLEKLRDSLPVERYFVTTIGEGLKFPLNVLYGLQARKNGSTPKVPYDGRTVFPFKALTKGRERFTNERVVADDTALLQYTGGTTGVAKGCILTHFNIGANMQQCQSMMHTLGKKQETFLGILPYFHIYGLTTCLAWPTSLGATLAPFPRYVPLDVLKGIHKLRPTVFPGAPALYISLLQQKDIDKYDLKSIEVCVSGSAPMPVEYMEQFLERSGTSITEGYGLTEASPVTHFNPLEGKSKNGSIGLPFPDTDAKIVDMEVGGEPLPPGKRGELVIRGPQVMKGYYNRPDATADVLRNGWLYTGDIATMDEEGYFYIVDRKKDLIISGGYNIYPREIDEVLHSHPKIKEAVSVGIPHEARGEIVKAYVVVQDGETLERCDVISFCREKLANYKVPRQVEFRTELPKTMVGKVLRRALREEEEAKAEAKRNRRAGKKAAEAEDTCE
- a CDS encoding N-acetylneuraminate synthase family protein translates to MKQIQSVTLRSGVTIGKGHPCFVVAEIGNNHQGEFDIARKMIDEAAAAGVQGVKFQKRDSEALLTRQGRAAPYTGPNSFGPTYGEHRAALELSIDQMARLKAYSESLGLVFFASAWDDPSLAQILDLDVELLKISSAELVNVPLVRKYAKAEIPVILSTGMSGLDDIDVAMSEIRTVHDDVILLHCNSTYPCPEEHIGLPVMDALRERYGVPVGYSGHEKGIGPSVAAAALGACVVERHFTLDKTLKGTDHQASLEPAQLAAMVTMIREVEKAVQVKGKVVFPDEQAAAKKLRKCIVFSRDLPAGHILTEADLTTRCPRVGVSPVHWDEVLGAALNRSVKHEEPVQWDTLSLTQPACADAASS
- a CDS encoding DUF2325 domain-containing protein yields the protein MCAALIGGMDRLKQEYVTEAKRSGIKLKHFTGKERKISKALGQVDFVVMFTNKVSHKARKDVLDAVRGKDVPVYMHHSCGVSTLRKQLDEVVG
- a CDS encoding MarR family winged helix-turn-helix transcriptional regulator, with the protein product MKTPSLYLQNCLFFTANALARSVTRLAEKAFRDTGLSPSLAFAVMLVNDQPGITVKELAEHLHLAPSTLTRFTDKLVYQDLVERKQEGKLTRVYPTDRAREAQAAIEKAWTRLHEDYSAVLGREAGDALARETFAAHQRLEDLS
- a CDS encoding chemotaxis protein, giving the protein MSQTDILLETGTNELEIIEFFIDEVTPDGVVRQYFGVNVAKVLEVVEAPEGLEGSEAAVHPSFLGTIPLRDLILPVVDLSVWLDIDRSPAENEPIIVTEFNAMITGFLVSGVTQIHRVFWADVEPPSKYVSSMETNCITGTVKIKDRFVLMLDLEQVLADLDESGQTQANLSSVVSDERYRALVADDSTSVRQLLESNFTQANFEVTMARDGAEAWAVLEGIKAKCASEGKSPLDYLDAVVSDVEMPQMDGYTLTRKVKEDPVLKVLPVVLFSSLISKSVLHKGKAVMADEQVTKPEFHGLTEKVINLIRGWERPGATA
- a CDS encoding winged helix-turn-helix transcriptional regulator; this translates as MLITEGCYLRPSKSTRVLAILDALSRDSSLSQYELGRRLHLSGAMVNQYLKQLQAEGLVEFLPVNGKSYNYTLTEQGRRSRQRMFSDYSSETVRLYSTIKEFVLDKLKDLEEEGKRDLALFGASETCEVVLSALRGTRFRVKALLDNDSEKQGQIFNGHVVSAPHVLDQVDCDAVVITSFGKQSEIYEQVKPYSEKRGFQIVRF
- a CDS encoding flavin reductase family protein; amino-acid sequence: MSERINIGNNAFILPEPQTILGTMLDGKPNFMAMAWVTRVNYDPCTMAMAVNKKHASHRAILETGQYSINIPSVDMVAVTDYAGLASGNRTDKSGLFEVHFGELENAPLIRACPLAMEFRLVERFSMSNDTLFIGELAAAWTEERFLTDGHVDVEKVRPFTLTMPDNRYWAVGEQVGRAWHDGKALRESSKD
- a CDS encoding ABC transporter substrate-binding protein: MKLSLHKMGLLALAFVLSFLMIVPAFAADTIKIGFNLPLTGDIPEVGDGSKKAAEMYLKDINDAGGLEVGGKKYMLEFVYMDNESKAESAVNAALKLIEQENVVAIIGPNSSKQAVPAGGTCNDNRTPMITPWSTNPDTTKDRPWVFRAAFLDPFQGPVAADFASEKFGAKTSAVLFDVSNDYSKGLAEIFKAAWEKKGLGPVVAFESHGTKDQDFSAQLTTIIKANPDFIFVPDNYNQVALIVQQARDLGYQGPFMGSDAWGTPDLIKLCGEQCYGNFFSTHYAAAGATGATKVFIDRYEKAYGSTPADYAALTWDSIGLLVQGIQNAGKVDSNPRKERQLIRDGLAAIKSFDGITGKSKFDEQGDPIKCAVVVKISDQGEFVFEQSVCP